The uncultured Flavobacterium sp. genome contains a region encoding:
- a CDS encoding putative sulfate exporter family transporter: protein MKTKQHTASHLFEVNLYIQQAIFILIIALCLFSIISPPIALLLGVIMVNIFGNPFVEFNSKAITYLLQFSVVGLGFGMNATSALSAGKEGFLLTIFSIFSTLLLGTFLGKWLRTDKKTSHLISCGTAICGGSAIAAISPVIKSNENQTSIALGVIFILNSIALFVFPFIGHQLDLSQKDFGLWCAIAIHDTSSVVGAANRYGAEALQIATTVKLARALWIIPISLLTAVIFNKQSRSVGTKIKIPYFIGLFILAMLFNTYVPATDIIAPHIVGIAKIGLTITLFLIGATLNINTLKSVGVKPLLQGVLLWAFIACLGLASILYFH from the coding sequence TTGAAAACGAAACAACATACAGCGTCACATTTATTTGAAGTTAATCTTTATATACAACAGGCAATTTTTATTCTAATTATTGCTTTATGCTTATTTTCTATAATTTCACCACCAATTGCATTATTACTAGGAGTTATAATGGTGAACATTTTTGGGAATCCGTTTGTAGAATTCAATAGTAAAGCGATTACTTATTTATTACAATTTTCAGTAGTTGGTTTAGGTTTTGGAATGAATGCCACAAGTGCACTTTCTGCCGGAAAAGAAGGTTTTTTATTGACTATATTTTCAATTTTCAGCACTTTATTATTAGGTACATTTTTAGGAAAATGGTTAAGAACCGATAAAAAAACTTCACATTTAATTTCTTGCGGAACTGCTATTTGTGGAGGAAGTGCCATTGCAGCCATTTCACCTGTAATTAAATCAAATGAGAATCAAACCTCAATAGCTTTGGGAGTTATTTTTATTCTGAATTCTATAGCATTATTTGTTTTCCCTTTCATCGGACATCAACTTGATTTGTCTCAAAAAGACTTTGGTTTATGGTGTGCTATTGCAATTCACGATACAAGTTCTGTAGTAGGTGCAGCCAATAGATACGGAGCTGAAGCTTTGCAAATTGCTACAACGGTAAAATTAGCCAGAGCCTTGTGGATTATTCCAATTTCGCTTTTGACGGCAGTAATTTTTAATAAGCAATCCCGAAGCGTTGGGACTAAAATTAAAATACCTTACTTCATAGGATTATTTATTCTTGCCATGCTTTTTAATACTTATGTACCCGCAACAGATATTATTGCGCCGCATATTGTAGGCATTGCAAAAATTGGATTAACAATTACTTTATTCCTGATTGGAGCTACCTTAAATATAAATACTTTAAAATCAGTAGGAGTGAAGCCTTTACTACAAGGAGTTCTACTTTGGGCATTTATTGCTTGTTTAGGTTTGGCTTCAATACTATACTTTCATTAA
- a CDS encoding LysR family transcriptional regulator, translating to MDFRLKVFYTVALRLNFTKAATELYISQPAVSKHIQELEETYKTKLFERNGSKIALTPAGEILLKHTKNIFEIYREIDFDMSSFINERQGLLRLGASTTIAQYLISPVLARFHQKQKDIKVNLLNGNTEQIENALINKEIEIGIVEGQSKNQSIKYIPFLKDELVLVCNTKNPLAKKNEISLEDLKTMKFITRERGSGTLEVIEFALKQIGFKITDLQIEMQLGSTESIKSYLLNSDCFAFMSIHAVDKELKNNELMVLDVENLSIERYFYIITLLGKSDSLSELFIQNISSYYNLGL from the coding sequence ATGGATTTCAGGCTAAAAGTATTCTACACCGTTGCGCTTCGTTTAAATTTTACTAAAGCGGCAACAGAATTATATATCTCGCAGCCAGCGGTTTCTAAACACATTCAGGAATTAGAAGAAACTTATAAAACCAAGCTTTTTGAGCGAAACGGTTCTAAAATCGCCTTAACTCCGGCCGGAGAAATTCTGCTGAAACACACCAAAAATATCTTTGAAATCTATCGCGAAATAGATTTTGATATGAGTTCCTTTATTAACGAACGCCAGGGTTTATTGCGTTTGGGAGCCAGTACAACAATTGCACAATATCTTATTTCGCCGGTTTTGGCACGATTTCATCAAAAGCAAAAAGATATAAAAGTCAATTTGCTAAACGGAAATACAGAACAAATCGAAAATGCTTTAATCAACAAAGAAATCGAGATTGGAATTGTCGAGGGACAATCTAAAAATCAATCGATTAAATATATTCCGTTCCTGAAAGATGAATTGGTTTTGGTTTGTAATACCAAAAATCCTTTGGCAAAGAAAAATGAAATTTCATTAGAAGATTTAAAGACAATGAAATTCATAACACGCGAACGAGGCTCCGGAACACTTGAAGTTATAGAATTTGCATTGAAACAAATTGGTTTCAAAATAACCGATTTACAAATCGAAATGCAGTTAGGAAGTACAGAAAGTATAAAATCATATTTGTTAAATTCAGATTGTTTTGCTTTTATGTCAATACACGCAGTAGATAAAGAGCTTAAAAATAATGAACTAATGGTTTTAGATGTAGAAAATTTATCCATCGAAAGGTATTTTTACATCATAACGCTACTTGGTAAATCAGATTCTTTGTCAGAGCTTTTTATTCAAAATATTTCTTCGTATTATAACTTAGGGTTATAG
- the fabG gene encoding 3-oxoacyl-[acyl-carrier-protein] reductase, protein MKLLEGKVAIITGASRGIGRGIAEVFAKHGANVAFTYSSSVASAEALEAELNSLGVKAKGYQSNAADFNEAQTFVDAVLADFGTVDILINNAGITKDNLLMRMSEADFDQVIDVNLKSVFNMTKAIQKTFLKQRAGSIINISSVVGVSGNAGQTNYAASKAGAIGFTKSVALELGSRNIRCNAIAPGFIETEMTAKLPEDVVKGWRDGIPLKRGGTVEDVANACLFLASDMSAYVTGQVLNVCGGMLT, encoded by the coding sequence ATGAAATTACTAGAAGGAAAAGTTGCCATCATTACAGGCGCTAGTCGTGGAATTGGAAGAGGAATCGCTGAAGTTTTTGCTAAACATGGTGCAAATGTTGCTTTTACATACAGCTCATCTGTAGCATCTGCAGAAGCTCTGGAAGCTGAGTTGAACAGTTTAGGAGTTAAAGCTAAAGGTTACCAATCAAATGCGGCGGATTTTAATGAAGCGCAAACTTTTGTTGATGCTGTTTTGGCTGATTTTGGAACTGTTGATATTTTGATTAACAATGCCGGAATCACAAAAGACAACTTGTTAATGCGTATGTCTGAGGCTGATTTTGATCAAGTTATTGATGTAAATCTAAAGTCAGTATTTAATATGACAAAAGCAATTCAAAAAACTTTCCTGAAACAACGTGCAGGTTCAATCATCAATATTAGTTCTGTAGTAGGAGTATCCGGAAATGCAGGACAAACAAACTATGCTGCGTCTAAAGCGGGTGCAATTGGTTTTACAAAATCAGTAGCACTAGAATTGGGTTCACGTAATATTCGTTGTAATGCAATTGCTCCAGGGTTTATTGAAACCGAAATGACAGCAAAATTACCAGAAGATGTAGTAAAAGGCTGGAGAGACGGAATTCCGTTAAAACGTGGAGGAACTGTAGAAGATGTTGCAAATGCTTGTCTTTTCTTAGCTTCAGACATGAGTGCATACGTTACAGGACAAGTACTTAATGTTTGCGGAGGAATGTTAACCTAG
- a CDS encoding DUF4302 domain-containing protein encodes MKVKHLYKYLFAALLALQLSSCNNNTDAEQLFDKTPTDRLNAQKSELKDALLASPFGWKLVYFTDNTVLGGYTHLFKFAQDGTVEMASDFDDDTAVYKSEYAIQLGSTVSLTFTTKNRIHLLSESDNYPIPALRSKGYLGDFQFLYYGQEKGEIIFRTNRTAKELRFVKATAEDWANLPQNLVMEQNVIGAPTRPLFRLLETNDGTKTHQLDFSFSPVTRFAEANSIEAGYSVSYNMGIGYTPTGIVVSPAVEVASQKLTEFVYDDATGSFTATGTNGVSATIKYSTKPLVLTDDYKLLAPGSANNVYAYIYSITKAEKANSALFLSLLANAEASAGAGIMITRIQPWFNNADGTSYIEYRFAATTNPAVTIARRYHYFTPTVDATKKTVTLTPGVWKSSTAAGAPAIAAPSYLKALDDQFMNPSGLYFARIPVSGYTGYTFTSTTTPFRMVAYSFQ; translated from the coding sequence ATGAAAGTAAAACACCTATATAAGTACTTATTTGCAGCGTTATTAGCACTGCAATTAAGCAGCTGCAACAACAATACAGATGCAGAACAACTGTTTGATAAAACACCAACAGATCGTTTAAATGCTCAGAAATCAGAATTAAAAGATGCACTTCTTGCTTCGCCGTTTGGTTGGAAATTAGTTTACTTTACAGATAATACTGTTTTGGGAGGCTATACACATTTATTCAAATTTGCTCAGGACGGAACAGTAGAAATGGCTTCTGATTTTGATGACGATACAGCAGTTTACAAAAGTGAATACGCAATTCAGTTAGGAAGTACAGTAAGTTTGACATTTACAACTAAAAACAGAATCCATCTTTTATCAGAATCAGATAATTATCCAATTCCGGCTTTGCGTAGTAAAGGATACTTAGGAGATTTTCAGTTTTTGTATTATGGACAAGAAAAAGGTGAAATCATTTTTAGAACCAACAGAACTGCTAAAGAATTACGTTTTGTAAAAGCAACTGCCGAAGACTGGGCAAATCTACCTCAAAACCTTGTAATGGAGCAAAATGTTATTGGCGCTCCAACAAGACCATTGTTTAGATTACTAGAAACTAATGATGGTACAAAAACACATCAGCTTGATTTTTCTTTTAGTCCCGTAACTCGTTTTGCAGAAGCAAATTCTATCGAGGCAGGATATTCAGTAAGTTATAATATGGGTATTGGTTACACACCAACTGGTATTGTAGTAAGTCCTGCAGTAGAAGTAGCGAGTCAAAAATTAACTGAATTTGTCTATGACGACGCAACAGGAAGTTTTACAGCTACAGGTACAAATGGAGTTAGTGCAACAATAAAATACTCTACTAAGCCTCTTGTTTTAACAGATGATTATAAGCTTTTAGCGCCAGGAAGCGCTAATAATGTTTACGCATACATTTATAGTATAACAAAAGCAGAAAAAGCAAATTCTGCATTATTCCTTTCTCTGTTAGCAAATGCAGAAGCAAGCGCAGGAGCTGGTATAATGATAACCAGAATACAGCCATGGTTTAATAATGCTGACGGAACAAGTTATATCGAGTATAGATTTGCTGCAACTACAAACCCAGCAGTGACAATCGCCAGAAGATATCATTATTTTACTCCAACAGTAGATGCAACGAAAAAAACAGTTACACTTACTCCGGGAGTTTGGAAATCAAGTACAGCAGCAGGTGCACCAGCAATAGCGGCGCCATCATACTTAAAAGCGCTTGACGACCAGTTTATGAATCCTTCGGGCTTATACTTTGCAAGAATTCCGGTTTCTGGATATACCGGTTATACATTTACGAGTACAACAACTCCATTTAGAATGGTTGCGTACTCATTTCAGTAA
- a CDS encoding substrate import-associated zinc metallohydrolase lipoprotein, with protein MKLSKYYKIAGALLLIITLVSCAHEDQPGESQLDFTRPNQTTLDTWITTNYLNPYNINVQYKWNQNTVDNSRFLFPPLVEKVQPALQIVQKIWLDSYAAIGGADFVKKIAPREIVLIGGVNLNSVGTKTLGLAEGGQRVTLFETDYIEQKDRANVTQFIHTIQHEYIHILNQHKPFDEKSWAKITPVGYTADWYNYSIPVSNEIGFITSYARSNINEDFAETASVILITSKADYAAFLAGIKSPTALFALKAKEALVVKYFKDAFNMDFYALRDEAEKNTTAVINL; from the coding sequence ATGAAATTATCAAAATACTATAAAATAGCAGGAGCGCTTTTATTAATAATAACATTAGTTTCTTGCGCTCACGAAGATCAGCCGGGAGAAAGTCAATTAGACTTTACAAGACCAAACCAAACGACATTAGACACATGGATAACAACTAATTATTTGAATCCATACAACATTAATGTACAGTACAAATGGAACCAGAATACAGTAGACAATAGTCGATTTTTATTTCCTCCATTAGTAGAAAAAGTACAACCCGCACTTCAAATCGTTCAAAAGATCTGGTTAGACAGTTACGCAGCAATTGGCGGAGCAGATTTTGTTAAAAAAATTGCACCAAGAGAAATTGTTTTAATTGGAGGAGTTAACCTTAATAGTGTAGGAACAAAAACGCTTGGTTTAGCAGAAGGAGGACAACGTGTTACATTGTTTGAAACAGATTATATCGAGCAAAAAGACCGTGCCAATGTTACACAGTTTATACACACGATCCAACACGAGTATATTCATATTTTGAATCAGCACAAACCTTTTGATGAAAAATCGTGGGCAAAAATTACACCAGTAGGATATACAGCAGATTGGTACAATTATTCTATTCCCGTATCAAATGAAATTGGTTTCATTACCAGTTATGCCAGATCAAATATCAATGAAGACTTTGCTGAAACAGCGTCAGTTATATTGATAACTTCTAAAGCTGATTATGCTGCTTTTTTAGCAGGAATTAAAAGCCCAACTGCTTTATTTGCCCTGAAAGCAAAAGAAGCACTAGTAGTAAAATATTTTAAAGATGCTTTCAATATGGATTTCTATGCCTTAAGAGATGAAGCTGAAAAAAATACTACTGCTGTAATTAACCTTTAA
- a CDS encoding RagB/SusD family nutrient uptake outer membrane protein: MKTLKITLSLLILVGITSCDNFLSEKPDNRTEIDTPDKISEILVNAYPQMSYFDIAETMSDNVFDSGMVETLTKNEQNYNWEIQTETADIDTQAMYWDACYKAIAHANTALEAIDKLGNTSNLNPQRGEALLARAYSHFMLVSFWSKRYNPATASKDLGIPYVTKPETQLITKYTRNTVAEVFDFIQKDLEEGLKLVTNDYKEVKFHFNKDAAKAFASRFYLVKGDWDRVIALSDDLGPKPVGKLRDFASYDLLSVADQTIAYANSDANTNLLIVSPNSIVSRSRYSNRFYLSGDRYNEILGSSTNLFGKSWLYNFYSSNSSITVFLPKFYEYFKYTNVTAGIGVPYTAEVLLSNDEFFLNRIEAHVMKGQTALANDELEYFLSTRTAGYNPTTDKLTEAKVVAKYPVIDNEYTPFYTMTPVQTSYVKAIAETRRRDFIHEGMRWFDVKRFNIVVNHETNNKPTNILVKDDNRRALQIPLHASNTGVELNPR; the protein is encoded by the coding sequence ATGAAAACATTAAAAATAACTTTATCCCTATTAATACTTGTAGGTATTACTAGCTGTGATAATTTCCTTTCGGAAAAACCAGACAATAGAACAGAAATTGATACTCCTGATAAAATATCTGAAATATTAGTAAATGCTTATCCACAGATGAGTTATTTTGATATTGCCGAGACAATGTCAGACAATGTTTTTGACAGTGGTATGGTGGAAACCCTAACTAAAAACGAGCAAAATTACAACTGGGAAATTCAAACAGAAACAGCTGATATTGATACTCAGGCAATGTATTGGGATGCTTGTTATAAAGCTATTGCGCATGCAAACACAGCTTTAGAGGCAATTGATAAATTGGGTAATACTTCAAACCTTAATCCCCAAAGAGGAGAGGCATTGTTAGCCAGAGCATATTCTCATTTTATGTTGGTTTCATTTTGGTCTAAACGTTATAATCCGGCAACGGCAAGTAAAGATTTAGGTATTCCTTATGTTACAAAACCTGAAACACAATTAATAACTAAATATACCAGAAACACTGTAGCCGAAGTTTTTGATTTTATTCAAAAAGATCTTGAAGAAGGTTTAAAATTAGTTACTAATGATTATAAAGAAGTAAAATTCCATTTTAATAAAGATGCTGCAAAAGCGTTCGCTAGTAGATTTTATTTAGTAAAAGGAGATTGGGATAGAGTAATTGCTTTATCTGATGATTTAGGACCAAAACCTGTTGGAAAATTAAGAGATTTTGCATCGTATGATCTTTTAAGTGTTGCAGATCAAACGATAGCATATGCTAATAGTGATGCGAATACAAATTTATTGATCGTATCTCCAAATTCTATTGTGAGCAGATCACGTTATTCAAACAGATTTTATCTTTCAGGAGATAGATATAATGAAATATTAGGATCATCTACCAACTTATTTGGAAAATCATGGCTGTATAATTTTTATTCTTCAAATAGTAGTATAACAGTTTTTCTTCCAAAGTTTTACGAGTACTTTAAATATACCAACGTAACGGCTGGAATTGGAGTGCCATACACAGCAGAAGTTTTATTGAGTAACGATGAGTTTTTCCTTAATCGTATTGAAGCTCATGTAATGAAAGGGCAAACTGCTCTTGCAAATGACGAACTTGAATATTTCTTGTCTACCAGAACTGCAGGTTATAACCCAACAACAGATAAACTTACAGAAGCAAAAGTAGTAGCAAAATATCCTGTAATTGACAATGAGTACACGCCATTTTATACCATGACGCCAGTACAAACATCGTATGTTAAAGCAATTGCAGAAACAAGACGCAGAGATTTTATACACGAAGGAATGAGATGGTTTGATGTTAAACGTTTCAACATTGTTGTTAACCACGAAACTAACAATAAGCCAACTAACATTTTAGTAAAAGATGATAACCGTAGAGCTTTACAAATACCGCTTCACGCATCAAATACAGGTGTTGAATTAAATCCTAGATAA